From Paenibacillus physcomitrellae, the proteins below share one genomic window:
- a CDS encoding SDR family oxidoreductase, with translation MRVFVTGATGFIGSAVVNELISAGHQVVGLARTDKAVSELTAARAEVHRGSLDDLDSLRSGSASADGVIHLAFKHDFSDYEGALAADLRAVETIGAALEGSGKPFVNTSGTLMMLGVTPPGTIGTEEIVAGQHARGASENTALAFAKRGVRSSVVRLSPSVHGEGDQGFVSYLIGVARTKGAAAYVGDGSNRWPAVHRLDAARLFRLALEQAPAGSILHGVGDEGVPFRDIAEVIGRHLGVPVVSIPREEADAHFGFLGAFASADNPTSSALTQQRLEWQPKEPGLIEDLEQGHYFKN, from the coding sequence GTAGTAAATGAGCTTATTAGCGCCGGCCATCAAGTTGTCGGGCTTGCCCGTACGGATAAAGCGGTGTCCGAACTGACCGCTGCGAGAGCGGAGGTACACCGCGGGAGTCTTGACGATTTAGACAGCCTGCGCAGCGGATCCGCTTCGGCCGACGGCGTTATTCATCTGGCATTCAAGCATGATTTTTCGGATTATGAGGGTGCACTGGCAGCCGATCTCCGCGCCGTCGAAACCATCGGGGCTGCCCTTGAAGGATCCGGCAAACCCTTCGTGAATACCTCAGGGACTTTGATGATGTTAGGCGTTACCCCTCCGGGTACAATCGGAACGGAAGAAATCGTTGCCGGACAGCATGCCCGGGGCGCATCGGAAAATACGGCACTGGCGTTCGCCAAACGCGGCGTACGTTCATCTGTTGTCCGTCTTTCTCCTTCCGTCCACGGGGAAGGCGACCAAGGATTTGTCTCCTACTTGATCGGCGTCGCCCGCACCAAAGGTGCCGCCGCTTATGTCGGCGACGGGTCTAACCGCTGGCCAGCCGTACATCGCCTGGATGCCGCCCGTTTGTTCCGGCTGGCGCTCGAACAGGCACCAGCGGGTTCCATCCTTCATGGGGTTGGGGATGAGGGGGTACCCTTCCGCGACATCGCAGAGGTCATCGGACGGCATTTGGGCGTACCGGTCGTCAGCATTCCGCGAGAAGAAGCGGATGCTCATTTCGGTTTCCTTGGCGCTTTCGCCTCCGCCGATAACCCAACCTCCAGTGCGCTCACGCAGCAGCGTTTGGAGTGGCAGCCTAAGGAACCAGGCTTAATCGAAGATCTTGAACAGGGGCATTATTTCAAGAACTGA